One Comamonas endophytica DNA window includes the following coding sequences:
- a CDS encoding ABC transporter permease, producing the protein MHDVIEKTAPPPAPRRGWRHSDSPVKRAFARSRTVQVAAAMLLLIVLATLFAPWLAWQNPFDSAALELNDAFLPPWSEGASGSLYLLGADDQGRDVASAILYGLRMSVLVGVSAVLLSLCIGVPLGLLAGYAGGWFDTLLMRLADVQLTFPVILVAMLILGIVRGVVPEGAREQVAVLVIILAIALSDWVQYARTVRGAVMVEKQKDYVLAAQLIGRSRSAILGRHILPNLLAPILVIAAISFAHAIVAESTLSYLGVGLPPTQPSLGTLIRIGQGFLFSGEWWILLFPSLVLLALALSVNLVGDWLRDALNPKLQ; encoded by the coding sequence ATGCACGATGTGATTGAAAAAACGGCGCCCCCGCCAGCACCCCGGCGCGGCTGGCGCCACAGCGACTCTCCCGTGAAACGCGCGTTCGCGCGCTCGCGCACCGTCCAGGTCGCGGCGGCCATGCTGCTGCTGATCGTGCTGGCGACGCTGTTCGCGCCCTGGCTGGCCTGGCAGAACCCCTTCGATTCGGCCGCCCTCGAGTTGAACGACGCCTTCCTGCCGCCCTGGTCCGAGGGCGCCAGCGGGTCGCTCTACCTGCTGGGCGCCGACGACCAGGGCCGCGACGTGGCCTCGGCCATCCTCTACGGCCTGCGCATGTCGGTGCTGGTCGGCGTGTCGGCGGTGCTGCTGTCGCTGTGCATCGGCGTGCCGCTGGGGCTGCTGGCGGGCTATGCCGGCGGCTGGTTCGACACCCTGCTGATGCGCCTGGCCGACGTGCAGCTCACTTTTCCGGTGATCCTGGTGGCGATGCTGATCCTGGGCATCGTGCGCGGCGTGGTGCCCGAGGGCGCGCGCGAGCAGGTGGCGGTGCTGGTCATCATCCTGGCCATCGCCCTGTCCGACTGGGTGCAGTACGCGCGCACGGTGCGCGGCGCCGTCATGGTCGAGAAGCAAAAGGACTATGTGCTGGCCGCGCAACTGATCGGCCGCAGCCGCAGCGCCATCCTGGGGCGGCACATCCTGCCGAACCTGCTGGCGCCGATCCTGGTCATTGCCGCGATCAGCTTCGCGCACGCGATCGTCGCCGAATCCACGCTGTCGTACCTGGGCGTGGGCCTGCCGCCCACCCAGCCTTCGCTGGGCACGCTGATCCGCATCGGCCAGGGCTTCCTGTTCTCGGGCGAGTGGTGGATATTGCTGTTCCCCTCGCTGGTGCTGCTGGCCCTGGCACTGTCCGTCAACCTGGTCGGCGACTGGCTGCGCGACGCCCTGAACCCGAAGCTGCAATGA
- a CDS encoding dihydroneopterin aldolase produces MTSAAVGSQTLNLTGLRFDANLGILAHEKTAPQPIQVDAELNLGPQALRPKDDDIGHVLDYRKVRQIIIDECTAEHVNLLESLIGKLAQRLMLLPGVRGVRVKIAKLEIFDDCEVAIRIETGQW; encoded by the coding sequence ATGACCTCAGCTGCAGTGGGCAGCCAGACCCTGAACCTGACCGGTTTGCGGTTTGACGCCAACCTGGGCATCCTTGCCCACGAGAAAACCGCCCCCCAACCGATCCAGGTCGATGCCGAGCTGAACCTCGGACCCCAGGCCCTGCGCCCCAAGGACGACGACATCGGCCATGTGCTCGACTACCGCAAGGTGCGCCAGATCATCATCGACGAATGCACCGCCGAGCATGTCAATCTGCTCGAGAGCCTGATCGGCAAGCTGGCGCAGCGCCTGATGCTGCTGCCCGGCGTGCGCGGCGTGCGCGTGAAAATTGCAAAATTGGAAATCTTCGACGACTGTGAAGTCGCCATCCGCATTGAAACCGGCCAATGGTGA
- a CDS encoding DUF4136 domain-containing protein, translated as MALIRWKLSLTVLGCAALLGGCASVRDVQSDVQSFSTLTALPAPPTYRLELLPSQQAQAPQFAAIEAQAQQALARVGLQRDDSQASLVVQISAQARYTRDTAYYGPYGPRWNWGLGFGRGAGWGMGMGFGGFMFDTPPLLHYRAVSVVMREQRTQRVVYETSAVHEDVWTNDPAIFGTLFDAALSGFPNPPQGPRQIRTPLPVSGAAPAAAPVPSVQPVPVRP; from the coding sequence ATGGCTTTGATCCGCTGGAAACTCTCCCTCACGGTGCTCGGATGCGCCGCACTGCTTGGCGGCTGCGCCAGCGTGCGCGATGTGCAAAGCGACGTGCAGAGCTTCTCGACCCTCACCGCGCTGCCCGCGCCGCCGACCTACCGCCTCGAGCTGCTGCCCTCGCAGCAGGCCCAGGCGCCGCAGTTCGCGGCCATCGAGGCCCAGGCCCAGCAGGCGCTGGCCCGGGTCGGCCTGCAGCGCGACGACAGCCAGGCCAGCCTGGTGGTGCAGATCAGCGCCCAGGCCCGCTACACGCGCGACACCGCCTATTACGGCCCCTACGGCCCGCGCTGGAACTGGGGACTGGGCTTCGGCCGCGGCGCCGGCTGGGGCATGGGCATGGGCTTCGGCGGCTTCATGTTCGACACGCCCCCGCTGCTGCACTACCGCGCGGTGAGCGTGGTCATGCGCGAGCAGCGCACGCAGCGCGTGGTCTATGAGACCTCTGCGGTGCACGAGGACGTTTGGACCAATGATCCGGCGATCTTCGGGACGCTGTTCGATGCGGCGCTCAGCGGGTTTCCGAATCCGCCGCAGGGGCCCAGGCAGATCCGCACGCCGCTGCCGGTGTCGGGAGCGGCGCCGGCTGCGGCACCCGTGCCGAGCGTACAGCCGGTGCCGGTCAGGCCTTGA
- the ttcA gene encoding tRNA 2-thiocytidine(32) synthetase TtcA: MNTATEHNPWIDDAPVADEAAATKAAGIKIEREQHKLEKRLCREVGRAITDFNMIEEGDKIMVCMSGGKDSYTMLDILLKMQRRAPVKFELVAVNLDQKQPGFPEHILPEYLEGLGVPFHIETQDTYSVVKRVVPEGKTTCGLCSRLRRAILYKVADQLGCTKIALGHHRDDILQTLLLNMFYGGRIKGMPPKLVSDDGKHVVIRPLAYVPEKDTERWAKAQNFPIIPCNLCGSQDGLQRVAVGEMLREWEKKHPGRIENMFRAMQNVVTTHMLDPKLHDFKNAKATGIADPEGDTAFDHEEFPAAATLPGVQVVQLS, translated from the coding sequence ATGAACACCGCTACTGAACACAACCCCTGGATCGACGACGCGCCCGTCGCCGACGAAGCCGCCGCCACCAAGGCCGCAGGCATCAAGATCGAACGCGAGCAGCACAAGCTGGAAAAGCGCCTGTGCCGCGAGGTCGGCCGCGCCATCACCGACTTCAACATGATCGAGGAAGGCGACAAGATCATGGTCTGCATGTCCGGCGGCAAGGACAGCTACACCATGCTCGACATCCTGCTGAAGATGCAGCGCCGCGCGCCGGTGAAATTCGAGCTGGTGGCCGTCAACCTCGACCAGAAGCAGCCCGGCTTTCCCGAACACATCCTGCCCGAGTACCTCGAGGGCCTGGGCGTGCCCTTCCACATCGAGACGCAGGACACCTACAGCGTGGTCAAGCGCGTGGTGCCCGAAGGCAAGACCACCTGCGGCCTGTGCAGCCGCCTGCGCCGCGCGATCCTCTACAAGGTGGCCGACCAGCTTGGCTGCACCAAGATCGCCCTAGGCCACCACCGCGACGACATCCTGCAGACGCTGCTGCTCAACATGTTCTATGGCGGGCGCATCAAGGGCATGCCGCCCAAGCTGGTCAGCGACGACGGCAAGCATGTGGTGATCCGCCCGCTGGCCTATGTGCCGGAGAAGGACACGGAACGCTGGGCCAAGGCGCAGAATTTCCCGATCATTCCCTGCAACCTCTGCGGCAGCCAGGACGGCCTGCAGCGCGTGGCGGTCGGCGAGATGCTGCGCGAATGGGAGAAAAAGCACCCTGGCCGCATCGAGAACATGTTCCGCGCCATGCAGAATGTCGTGACCACGCATATGCTGGACCCCAAGCTGCATGATTTCAAGAACGCCAAGGCCACCGGCATTGCCGATCCCGAGGGCGACACGGCGTTCGACCACGAGGAATTCCCCGCCGCGGCCACGCTGCCCGGGGTCCAGGTGGTCCAGTTGTCCTGA
- a CDS encoding dipeptide ABC transporter ATP-binding protein, translating to MSSTDIHPPPVLRVRGLGVTFDTYRGPVQVLDDVSFEIAAGEILGVVGESGAGKSMTGAAVIGLIDPPGRISSGSVELGGERIDELRGEAMRRIRGRRIGSIFQDPLTSLNPVYTVGRHLVETIRTHLPLTEAQARERALALLEEVEIPDPRVRFGQYPHQFSGGMRQRVAIALALCAEPQLIIADEPTTALDVSVQAQIIALLRRVCQERQAAAMLITHDMGVIAETADRVMVMYQGRVLETGPVREVLDRPAAPYTRVLMAAIPSVHERLDRLPVPEIGRGVSPPAAKAEPVPRSPSGEARTLLEVRDLGKEFDLSLGWLERVVSRQPRRMLQAVDGVSFAIRQGRTFGLVGESGSGKSTVARMVAGLTQPTRGQVLFDGEDRFKTRTDLRRRIQMIFQDPYASLNPRWTVGRLIAEPLEVLGLSAHPGETAERVAQALRRVRMAPDDARKYPHQFSGGQRQRIAIARALASQPEFIICDEPTSALDVSVQAQVLNLMRDLQDEFGLTYLLISHNLAVIRHMCDDIGVMQRGRLVEAGDAQAVLDAPQHDYTRALMAAVPDIQHAH from the coding sequence ATGAGCTCCACCGACATCCATCCCCCACCGGTGCTGCGCGTGCGCGGCCTGGGCGTGACCTTCGATACCTACCGTGGCCCGGTGCAGGTGCTTGACGACGTGAGCTTCGAGATCGCCGCCGGCGAGATCCTGGGCGTGGTCGGCGAATCGGGCGCGGGCAAGTCGATGACCGGCGCGGCCGTCATCGGGCTGATCGATCCACCCGGGCGCATCTCCAGTGGCAGCGTCGAGCTGGGCGGCGAGCGCATCGACGAACTGCGCGGCGAGGCCATGCGGCGCATCCGCGGGCGGCGCATCGGCTCGATCTTCCAGGACCCGCTGACCAGCCTGAACCCGGTCTATACCGTGGGGCGGCATCTGGTCGAAACCATCCGCACCCATCTGCCGCTGACCGAGGCCCAGGCCCGGGAGCGCGCGCTGGCGCTGCTGGAGGAAGTCGAGATCCCCGATCCGCGCGTGCGCTTCGGCCAGTACCCGCACCAGTTCTCCGGCGGCATGCGCCAGCGCGTGGCCATCGCGCTGGCGCTGTGCGCCGAGCCGCAACTGATCATTGCCGACGAACCGACCACGGCGCTCGATGTGTCGGTACAGGCGCAGATCATCGCGCTGCTGCGCCGCGTGTGCCAGGAGCGCCAGGCCGCGGCCATGCTGATCACGCACGACATGGGTGTCATCGCCGAAACCGCCGACCGGGTCATGGTCATGTACCAGGGCCGGGTGCTGGAAACCGGGCCGGTGCGCGAGGTGCTGGACCGGCCCGCCGCGCCCTATACGCGCGTGCTGATGGCGGCCATTCCTTCGGTGCATGAGCGGCTGGATCGCTTGCCCGTGCCCGAGATAGGCCGGGGCGTGAGCCCGCCTGCGGCCAAGGCCGAGCCCGTGCCCCGCTCACCCTCGGGCGAGGCCAGGACCCTGCTGGAAGTGCGCGACCTGGGCAAGGAGTTCGATCTGTCGCTGGGCTGGCTCGAGCGCGTGGTGTCGCGCCAGCCGCGGCGCATGCTGCAGGCGGTCGATGGCGTGAGCTTTGCCATTCGCCAGGGCCGCACCTTCGGGCTGGTCGGCGAGTCGGGCTCGGGCAAGTCGACGGTGGCGCGCATGGTCGCGGGCCTCACGCAGCCGACGCGCGGCCAGGTGCTGTTCGATGGCGAAGACCGCTTCAAGACGCGGACCGACCTGCGCCGGCGCATCCAGATGATCTTCCAGGACCCCTACGCCAGCCTGAACCCGCGCTGGACCGTGGGCCGGCTGATTGCCGAGCCGCTGGAGGTGCTCGGCCTGAGCGCCCACCCCGGCGAGACCGCCGAGCGCGTGGCCCAGGCGCTGCGCCGCGTGCGCATGGCGCCCGACGATGCGCGCAAGTACCCGCACCAGTTCTCCGGCGGCCAGCGCCAGCGCATCGCCATCGCGCGCGCGCTGGCCAGCCAGCCGGAATTCATCATCTGCGACGAACCGACCTCGGCGCTCGACGTGTCGGTGCAGGCCCAGGTGCTGAACCTGATGCGCGACCTGCAGGACGAGTTCGGACTGACCTATCTGCTGATCAGCCACAACCTGGCCGTCATCCGCCACATGTGCGATGACATCGGCGTGATGCAGCGCGGCCGTCTGGTCGAGGCGGGCGACGCCCAGGCGGTGCTCGATGCGCCGCAGCATGACTACACGCGCGCGCTGATGGCGGCGGTGCCGGATATACAGCATGCGCATTGA